The Pseudomonas fulva 12-X sequence CGTACAGCCCGCCGTAGGAGACATCGCTGTTGAACAGACTGAAGCCACGGATGGTGAACTGCTCGAAGCGCCCGCCCGCCGGGTTGGTGGAGCGTACCGCCGGGTCGCTGGCGGTCAGGTCGGCCAGAGTGCGCGACTGGGTGTTCTTTACCGCCTCGCTGGTGTAGGTGGTCATGCTCAGCGGCGACTCCATGAAATCCCGCGAGCCGAGCAGCCCCTGGGAGCTGCGACGGGCGACCTGGCCGCCGGCGTAGCGCTCGCCTTCCAGGCTTTGCGATGGGATGGTCACACCGGTGATGGCCGTGGGCGCGATTTCCAGGGTATCGGCGCTATCGGCCTCAGGCGCGATGGTATAGGCCGAATCGCCTACTGGCTGCAGGCGCAGGCCGCTGCCCTGCAGCAGACGGGTGAAACCCTCATCGACGCTGTAAGTGCCGCTCAGACCCGGGCTGCTGCGCCCACTGACCAGCGCCGGATCCACCGACAGGCTCACGCCGGCCTGGCTGGCGAAGCGGCTCAGGGCTTCACCCAGGCTGCTGCTCGGCACACTGTAGCTGTGCTCGGCGCTTTGTGCCTCGGCACTCAGCGGCGCGATGCTGCCCAGGCCGAGCATCAGGCTCAGGCAGACGGTGGAGTAGGAAATCGAAGACACCAGACGGGGCCGATGACGTGTCAGGGATGGCATGGCAGACGCTCTCTTTTTAATTCACTACTTCCCATGACAGGTGAGTGAGAAAAAAGGGACAGCCTTCAGGCAATTTTTTCGCGGGGCAGCAAAGTGACCCAGTAACGCGTGCGCTTCTGCACTTGCAGCGGCAGGCTGGCGGCCAGCAGATCGAGGATCTGATCGGTGTCGGCCAGGCGGAAACTGCCGGTCACCCGCAACCGCTCCAGGGCCGGCGACCAGCGCAGCACGCCGGGGCGATAGCGTTCGAGTTCGCGCAGGAAATCACCCAGCGGCTGGTCGTTGGCCATCAGCACACCGTCACGCCAGCCGAGCTGCCGCACATCGAAGGCCCCGGTGGACTCGACGCGCCCGCCGCGCAGCGTCAGCCGCTGCCCCGGCTGCAGCGCCAGGGTGTCGTAGACACTTGGCTGCAGCTGCCCGGCGCCACTGAACACCGAAAACTGGCAACTGTCGCCCTGCTGCCGTACGCAGATCTCACCCGCGCTCAGCGTCGCCCTGCCCTGCTCGGTTTCGATGACGAAGGGCGAACCCGCCGCGACCCGCAACGCCACTTCACCACGCAGCAAGGTCAGCCGGCGCTGAGCGGCGTCGAGGTTCAGGGCGCTATCGGTATTGAGGTCCAGCACGCTGCCATCGGCCAGGGTCAGCCGGCGCTGCTCGCCGACACGGGTAGCGAGGTCGGCGCGCCAGATGGGCAGCTCATGACTGACCAGCCAGGCGGCCGGCGCAACGGTGGCAGCACCCAATAGCCCCTTGAGCAAGCGTCGACGCCCTTGATCCGGTCGATCCAGGCTGGCCATCGCCAGCTCGGGCGGTACACCGCCAAAGCGTGAACGCAGGGTCTGAATCTTCTGCCAGGCATGTTCGTGGCTGGCATGGGCGCTACGCCAGCGCTGCAACGCTTGGTGATCGTTTTCGCTGGCTTCGCCGGATTCGATCAGCGTCAGCCAGCGTGCCGCCGAGCGGGCAACGCGGCGGGTGTCCTCGCTAACCTCGCGCTTCAGCACAGCTCGACCAGCAGGCAGTGTTCGTAGGCCTGCACCATATAGCGTTTGACGCTGCGCTCGGAGACATCGAGGCGCTCGGCGATATCCCGGTAGCCCAGGCCTTCGAGCTGGCTGAGCAGAAACGCACGGCGAACCACATGGGGCAGCCCGTCGAGCAGTTCGTCCAGTGCCTGCAGGGTTTCC is a genomic window containing:
- a CDS encoding FecR domain-containing protein, with product MLKREVSEDTRRVARSAARWLTLIESGEASENDHQALQRWRSAHASHEHAWQKIQTLRSRFGGVPPELAMASLDRPDQGRRRLLKGLLGAATVAPAAWLVSHELPIWRADLATRVGEQRRLTLADGSVLDLNTDSALNLDAAQRRLTLLRGEVALRVAAGSPFVIETEQGRATLSAGEICVRQQGDSCQFSVFSGAGQLQPSVYDTLALQPGQRLTLRGGRVESTGAFDVRQLGWRDGVLMANDQPLGDFLRELERYRPGVLRWSPALERLRVTGSFRLADTDQILDLLAASLPLQVQKRTRYWVTLLPREKIA